In Pongo pygmaeus isolate AG05252 chromosome 13, NHGRI_mPonPyg2-v2.0_pri, whole genome shotgun sequence, one genomic interval encodes:
- the POLE3 gene encoding DNA polymerase epsilon subunit 3, translating to MAERPEDLNLPNAVITRIIKEALPDGVNISKEARSAISRAASVFVLYATSCANNFAMKGKRKTLNASDVLSAMEEMEFQRFVTPLKEALEAYRREQKGKKEASEQKKKDKDKKTDSEEQDKSRDEDNDEDEERLEEEEQNEEEEVDN from the exons ATGGCGGAGAGGCCCGAGGACCTAAACCTGCCCAACGCCGTCATCACCAGGATCATCAAGGAGGCG CTCCCGGACGGTGTCAACATCTCCAAGGAGGCCCGGAGCGCCATCTCCCGCGCCGCCAGCGTCTTCGTGCTGTACGCCACATCCTG tgCTAACAACTTTGCCATGAAAGGAAAGCGGAAGACGCTGAATGCCAGTGATGTGCTCTCAGCCATGGAAGAGATGGAGTTCCAGCGGTTCGTTACCCCATTGAAAGAAGCTCTGGAAG CATATAGGCGGGAGCAGAAAGGCAAGAAGGAGGCCTCAGAGCAAAAGAAGAaggacaaagacaaaaaaacagaCTCGGAAGAGCAAGACAAGAGCAGGGATGAGGACAATGATGAAGACGAAGAAAGGCTGGAAGAAGAAGAACAGAATGAAGAGGAAGAAGTAGACAACTGA